Proteins found in one Leguminivora glycinivorella isolate SPB_JAAS2020 chromosome 4, LegGlyc_1.1, whole genome shotgun sequence genomic segment:
- the LOC125225285 gene encoding chromodomain-helicase-DNA-binding protein 1 isoform X1, protein MHLNGSMKESGSDSASEKGDKSESSGSGSGSDSDSGSSSSGSGSEGKSGSEKSSAHDGHQSDYSKSSPKNSIANSTKSDHHSDKDSSDDFHSKTKTTNNHDKVNSEFWEDNPDIYGIRRSGRSRKKPDRLKVADSDSSDKGQSQNRKSRKRSDSWNSDSSDSDSDMKGSPPPPSKRPGQRSVPLRKKKPARRRRLSSEDDESTEGSDEESQSRGATRRAAAAVSYKEASDEQTDSSDLLDPVEGEGEAEAEPEVEDHSETIERVLGHRRGKKGVTGNVTTIYYIEENGDPNEGCDPTDEESTEPQYLIKWKGWSHIHNTWESEKSLAEQKVKGLKKLENYIKKESELSWWRKQAGPEDIDYYECQAELQQELVKTYNNVERIIAEQTREIEGGGTAHEYFCKWESLPYADATWEDSALIERKWPVQVEQFKAREGANTTPSRHCPVLRRRPKFHQVKSQPEYLGSDQTYCLRDYQMDGLNWLIHSWCKDNSVILADEMGLGKTIQTISFLYYLFKSQQLYGPFLCVVPLSTMTAWQREFQQWAPDINVVVYIGDVISRDIIRQFEWSFHPSKRLKFNAILTTYEILLKDRQFLRQFSWACLLVDEAHRLKNDDSLLYKALKEFDTNHRLLVTGTPLQNSLKELWALLHFIMPYKFESWEDFEKDHEDAATKGYEKLHKQLEPFILRRQKKDVEKSLPAKVEQILRVEMTSIQKQYYKWILTKNYSALRKGVKGSINTFINIVIELKKCCNHALLTKPEDFESRASLATTDAVEKLLRGSGKLLLLDKLLCRLKETGHRVLIFSQMVRMLDILAEYLQRRHFPFQRLDGSIKGEIRKQALDHFNAEGSNDFCFLLSTRAGGLGINLATADTVIIFDSDWNPQNDLQAQARAHRIGQKNQVNIYRLVTARSVEEDIVERAKRKMVLDHLVIQRMDTTGRTVLNKRDSSGTTANNPFNKEDLNAILKFGAEELFKDDDENDEEPVCDIDEILQRAETRDEGPAMVGDELLSAFKVASFAFDEEKAVMEVKKEATEEESKDWDDIIPENVRKTIAEEEKNKEMEDLYLPPRRKNLQNNSAESRRNRKRGGRASGAEGDGEGEADESYASEGDASADDDRPRKRGRPPASHREKIKGFTDQEIRRFVKSYKKFSAPLKHLDSIACDAELQEKPLAELKKLGEILQERCKAVLNDTSEQTNEPSDGRKNARKTFKLGGVPVNAKTMAACQDELAPLDGFLPETKEERLKWQLDFRTRPPNFDVEWTVADDSKLLAGIYQYGLGSWEAIKMDSSFEIGEKILTNEDKKPQAKHLQSRADYLLKLIKKLLDQKNGKQKQRKPRTKRGNKEPVTKDIIEDDISSADEKKPNKTKNEKADKNKTKEEMSHDEGNDKKDKNKKRSKKGDKDRLKGDKAKGRKKPTAVGSRPMHFTANHEPRALEVLGDLDPAVFEECKEKMRPVKKALRALDNPDQTLTESEQVTKTRTCLTQIGTQIDICLEEYPDPEKKVEWRSNLWYFVSKFTNFDAKQLYKLYKYGLKKSDTPTKQKKDVKHKENVKVKNNHNANNHVKNSKEAKNGENNVKKEKRPKIEKNKSGKTTEKIPHTSGVKRKLEEGECDPEPNENKRHERHKHKHSSKDRSLKRDDLTYRERSRSERERDRERDRDRERDRERDRDRDRSRTRRDSGGVTPRARAAYPPHAHAEHAAHPAHPPHPGSGWTPPAYPGPRQYRGDRNPRPHDKRSRYGYGGMAGSYGGYYDGAAMPGGMGFPPARSYPEDWRGYSQPEYYDERDYEREVYRRDYDRRAPPT, encoded by the exons ATGCACCTG AATGGCTCAATGAAAGAATCTGGGAGTGATTCCGCAAGTGAGAAAGGTGACAAATCTGAATCAAGTGGATCTGGTTCAGGAAGTGACAG TGATAGTGGCTCCAGTTCTTCAGGATCTGGTTCAGAAGGCAAGTCAGGGTCTGAAAAATCATCAGCACATGATGGGCATCAAAGTGACTACTCCAAATCTTCACCTAAAAATAGTATCGCAAATTCTACTAAATCAGATCATCATAGTGATAAAGACTCCTCTGATGACTTCCACTCGAAGACTAAAACAACAAATAATCATGATAAAGTGAATTCTGAATTCTGGGAGGATAATCCTGACATTTATGGCATAAGAAGATCAGGTAGATCTCGAAAGAAGCCTGATCGACTTAAAGTAGCAGATAGTGATTCCAGTGATAAAGGGCAAAGTCAGAACAGAAAGAGCAGAAAAAGAAG TGACTCATGGAATTCAGATTCATCAGATAGTGATAGTGACATGAAAGGTTCTCCTCCCCCACCTTCAAAACGACCTGGCCAAAGAAGtgtacctcttagaaaaaagaAGCCAGCTAGAAGAAGAAGGTTGTCTAGTGAAGATGATGAAAGTACTGAAGGCTCTGATGAAGAATCACAAAG TAGGGGAGCAACACGTCGAGCTGCAGCAGCTGTTAGTTATAAGGAAGCTAGTGATGAACAAACTGATTCATCAGATCTTTTGGATCCTGTAGAAGGTGAAGGTGAAGCTGAAGCGGAACCTGAAGTTGAAGACCACAGTGAAACTATTGAAAGGGTTTTAGGTCACCGAAGAGGAAAAAAGGGAG TCACTGGGAATGTGACTACAATATACTACATAGAAGAAAATGGAGATCCCAATGAAGGGTGCGACCCTACTGATGAAGAGTCAACGGAACCTCAGTACCTGATCAAATGGAAGGGTTGGTCTCACATACATAACACATGGGAGTCAGAAAAATCATTAGCTGAACAAAAAGTTAAAGGCCTTAAGAAATTAGAAAACTATATTAAAAAAGAGTCAGAATTGTCTTGGTGGAGGAAACAAGCTGGCCCTGAAGATATTGATTATTATGAATGTCAAGCCGAATTACAACAAGAATTAGTAAAGACTTACAACAATGTTGAACGAATTATAG CTGAGCAAACTAGAGAAATAGAAGGtggtggaactgctcatgaatATTTCTGTAAATGGGAATCTCTCCCTTATGCTGACGCAACCTGGGAAGATTCTGCCCTGATAGAGAGAAAATGGCCAGTTCAAGTGGAACAATTTAAGGCTAGAGAAGGAGCTAACACTACTCCCTCAAGACATTGCCCTGTTCTAAGAAGAAGGCCCAAGTTTCATCAAGTCAAATCACAACCAGAGTATTTGGGGTCTGATCAG ACATACTGTTTAAGGGATTATCAAATGGATGGATTAAACTGGTTAATACATTCCTGGTGTAAAGACAACTCTGTAATTTTAGCTGATGAGATGGGCTTAGGAAAAACTATTCAG acaaTATCATTTTTATATTACCTATTTAAATCTCAACAACTGTATGGACCATTCCTGTGTGTTGTACCTTTAAGTACTATGACGGCGTGGCAGAGAGAGTTTCAGCAGTGGGCGCCTGATATCAATGTCGTTGTTTACATTGGTGACGTCATAAGCAGAGACATT ATCAGGCAGTTTGAATGGAGCTTTCATCCTTCGAAGAGATTAAAATTCAATGCCATCCTTACTACCTATGAAATATTGCTAAAAGACCGGCAATTTTTAAGACAATTTAGTTGGGCATGCTTGCTGGTAGATGAGGCTCACAGGTTAAAAAACGATGATTCGTTATTATACAAAGCCTTAAAAGAATTTGACACAAATCACAGACTACTAGTCACAGGTACTCCATTACAAAATTCCCTTAAGGAGCTATGGGCCCTTCTACACTTCATAATGCCTTACAA gTTTGAATCATGGGAAGACTTTGAAAAAGACCATGAAGATGCTGCCACAAAGGGATATGAAAAACTACATAAGCAATTGGAACCCTTCATTCTCAGAAGGCAAAAGAAAGATGTAGAGAAATCTTTGCCTGCAAAAGTGGAGCAAATATTGAGGGTTGAAATGACTTCAATACAAAAACAATACTACAAATGGATCCTAACGAAGAATTACAGTGCTTTGCGCAAAGGCGTGAAGGGTTCTATAAACACGTTCATCAATATCGTGATAGAACTTAAAAAATGCTGTAATCATGCGCTTTTGACGAAACCTGAAGATTTCGAATCAAGAGCATCTCTTGCTACAACAGATGCCGTAGAG aAATTATTGAGAGGATCAGGAAAACTTCTTCTATTGGACAAACTGCTATGTAGGTTAAAAGAGACTGGACATCGGGTGTTAATATTCTCACAAATGGTGCGGATGTTGGACATCTTGGCGGAATATTTACAAAGACGACATTTCCCCTTTCAACGTttagatggcagcattaaagGGGAAATTAGAAAGCAAGCTCTCGATCATTTTAATGCAGAGGGTTCAAACGATTTTTGTTTCCTCCTTTCTACAAGAGCTGGCGGGTTAGGTATTAATTTGGCTACTGCTGATACTGTGATAATATTTGATTCTGATTGGAATCCACAAAACGATTTGCAAGCTCAAGCTCGTGCACATCGAATTGGTCAGAAAAATCAG GTAAACATTTACCGGTTAGTCACCGCGCGATCCGTGGAAGAGGACATCGTAGAACGCGCGAAACGGAAAATGGTGCTAGATCATCTCGTCATCCAGAGGATGGACACGACTGGCAGGACCGTCCTCAACAAGCGGGACTCCTCCGGCACGACGGCGAATAACCCTTTCAATAAGGAGGACTTGAACGCTATTCTGAAGTTCGGCGCTGAGGAACTGTTCAAGGATGACGATGAAAACGATGAGGAGCCTGTC TGTGATATAGATGAGATTTTGCAACGCGCCGAAACTCGTGATGAGGGCCCGGCTATGGTAGGAGATGAACTCTTGTCAGCATTCAAAGTCGCCAGTTTCGCATTTGATGAAGAGAAAGCTGTTATGGAGGTCAAAAAAGAAGCTACGGAAGAGGAAAGCAAAGACTGG GATGATATAATCCCCGAAAACGTGCGAAAGACAATTGCGGAGGAAGAAAAGAACAAGGAAATGGAAGATTTATACTTACCACCCAGAAGAAagaatttacaaaacaatagcGCAGAAAGCA GACGTAATCGAAAGCGTGGCGGCCGAGCCTCGGGAGCCGAAGGTGACGGCGAGGGCGAGGCGGACGAGAGCTACGCGTCCGAGGGCGACGCCAGCGCCGACGACGACCGCCCGCGCAAGCGCGGCCGTCCGCCCGCCTCTCACAGGGAGAAGATCAAGGGATTCACGGATCAAGAG ATAAGAAGATTTGTGAAGAGTTACAAGAAATTTTCTGCGCCTCTGAAACATCTTGATAGTATAGCATGTGATGCTGAACTACAAGAAAAGCCGTTGGCAGAATTAAAGAAGCTCGGCGAGATACTTCAAGAGAGGTGTAAGGCTGTCTTAAATGATACTTCGGAACAGACAA ATGAACCAAGTGACGGGCGTAAAAATGCTAGAAAAACGTTTAAACTCGGAGGTGTACCTGTAAATGCCAAAACAATGGCAGCGTGCCAAGACGAGCTTGCTCCTTTAGACGGATTCTTGCCAGAGACTAAAGAAGAAAGGTTAAAATGGCAATTAGATTTCAG gacaAGGCCACCTAATTTTGATGTTGAATGGACAGTAGCAGACGACTCGAAATTGCTTGCCGGTATTTATCAATACGGATTGGGATCTTGGGAGGCTATCAAAATGGATTCCTCCTTTGAGATTGGTGAGAAAATTCTGACCAATGAAGATAAGAAACCTCAAGCAAAGCATTTACAGTCAAGAGCAGATTATTTGCTGAAGCTTATCAAAAAACTTCTCGATCAGAAAAACGGGAAACAAAAACAAAGAAAGCCGCGAACAAAGCGAGGCAATAAAGAACCTGTTACTAAGGATATTATAGAAGATGATATTAGTTCTGCTGATGAAAAGAaaccaaataaaactaaaaatgaaAAGGCAGACAAG AACAAAACAAAAGAAGAAATGTCACATGATGAAGGTAATGACAAGAAGGATAAAAACAAGAAACGCTCAAAGAAAGGCGACAAAGATCGGTTGAAAGGCGACAAAGCCAAAGGTCGTAAGAAACCTACAGCCGTAGGCAGCAGACCCATGCATTTTACTGCCAATCACGAGCCACGTGCCTTAGAGGTATTAGGAGATCTCGACCCTGCAGTTTTTGAAGAG TGTAAAGAAAAGATGAGACCAGTAAAGAAAGCTCTAAGAGCATTAGATAACCCAGACCAGACATTAACAGAGTCGGAACAAGTAACGAAAACCAGAACGTGTTTAACACAAATAGGAACTCAAATAGATATATGTTTAGAAGAATATCCAGATCCTGAGAAGAAAGTTGAATGGAGAAGTAATCTCTGGTACTTTGTTTCAAAATTTACAAATTTTGATGCAAAACAGTTGTATAAGTTGTATAAGTATGGTCTTAAGAAATCAGATACACCCACCAAACAAAAGAAAGATGTCAAACACAAAGAAAATGTTAAG GTTAAGAACAATCACAACGCCAATAATCATGTAAAAAATAGTAAAGAGGCTAAAAATGGTGAAAATAATGTTAAGAAGGAGAAACGGCCCAAAATTGAGAAAAATAAGTCTGGAAAGACAACtgaaaaaataccacacacATCGGGCGTTAAAAGAAAACTGGAAGAAGGTGAATGCGATCCAGAACCCAACGAAAATAAACGGCACGAAAG ACATAAACACAAGCACTCGAGCAAGGATAGGAGCCTGAAGCGCGATGATTTGACCTACAGAGAACGTAGTCGATCGGAGCGGGAGCGAGATCGCGAGCGGGACCGAGACCGGGAGCGCGACAGGGAGCGCGATCGGGACCGCGACCGCTCGCGCACGCGGCGCGACAGCGGCGGAGTCacgccgcgcgcgcgcgccgcctaCCCGCCGCACGCGCACGCCGAGCACGCCGCGCACCCCGCGCACCCGCCGCACCCCGGCTCCGGCTGGACGCCGCCCGCCTACCCCGGCCCGCGCCAGTACCGCGGCGACCGCAACCCCCGCCCGCATGACAAGAGGAG TCGGTACGGGTACGGCGGCATGGCGGGCAGCTACGGGGGCTACTACGACGGCGCGGCCATGCCGGGCGGCATGGGCTTCCCGCCCGCGCGCTCCTACCCCGAGGACTGGCGCGGCTACTCGCAGCCCGAGTACTATGACGAGCGCGACTACGAGCGCGAGGTCTACAGGAGGGACTACGACCGCCGCGCCCCTCCCACGTAA